AAGGCCAGGGCACAGATCCTGCCAGGGTAGAGGGACCCGAGGAGGGGGGTCAGGAGTCCTGGGGAAGGCCCCCTGTCAATATATAGACCCCATTCATGGGTGAGCAGAGCAGAGCCACGGGTGGAACCTCCTGGCAGCTCACACGTATGCATGTATGCGTGTACACATGCACCCATACGTGCACATGTAGTACGTGCATGCGCACACAGGTGTGCATATGTGGGTGGGCAAACACACGTGTATTCACATTTGGCTCCCTTTGACACCAGGCTAGTATCCCTCCTGAGATGCAGGCTTGTCTCCCAGTCCTGTTGAGCGACTCGGAGAAAGTGGTTAGGACTTTCTCATTCCTCTGCCTAACAGTGGCAGCCCCCCAGGAGCAGGGAGCAGGTTGATGGGGCTGGGAGCCCCAAGCTCAGGGGGAGTCTTTCCCTGGAGCGTTCTTCTGCTCCTGCTGGCTGCCACCTCTTGGGCTTGTCAGAGGCCCTGACTTCTGCCCTTCGTGCCCAGCCCTGCTCAGCAGCCCTCCCCCAGTCTGGGCTCTGGGCACGGGGGGACTGATGGCTGGTGAGGCTATTTTAAGTCCAGCTCTTGGCCTGCCTCACACCTAGCTCTGCTACTGGCCACCTGCCGCCGCCTGTCAGGCCTGGAATGCTGATTGGCagttggctggggtgggggctggggacagaCTGTTATAAAGCTGGGAGTGTCCGGGAGTCTCCTGTCCCTGTCTGGAGCTGGCCGCCGCCCCCACCAccgccactgccaccaccatgtCCACCCACCGCCTTGTGATAGTTCGGCACGGTGAGAGCACCTGGAACCAGGAGAACCGCTTCTGCGGCTGGTTCGATGCGGAGCTGAGCGAGAAGGGGGCTGAAGAGGCCAAGAGGGGGGCCCATGCCATCAAGGATGCGAAGATGGAATTTGACATCTGCTACACATCAGTGCTGAAGCGGGCCATACGCACCCTTTGGACCATCCTGGACGGAACGGACCAGATGTGGCTGCCCGTGGTGCGCACCTGGCGCCTCAATGAGCGGCACTATGGGGGTCTCACGGGCCTCAACAAGGCGGAGACGGCTGCCAAGCATGGGGAGGAGCAGGTGAAGATCTGGAGGCGCTCCTTTGACATCCCGCCACCCCCCATGGATGAGAAGCACCCCTACTACACCTCCATCAGCAAGGTGAgttgctgggggtgggaaggtgAAGGGAAGGCCTGGGGACTGGGGCCTCAGGGAcaggagcccaggctggggcggggggatggcTGCCTTGGGAGTGAACAGCAGCACGGATGCCCCCAGGAGCGTCGGTATGCAGGCCTGAAGCCCGGGGAACTGCCCACGTGTGAGAGCCTCAAGGACACCATCGCCAGGGCCCTGCCCTTCTGGAATGATGAGATCGCCCCCCAGATCAAGGCTGGCAAGAGAGTGCTCATCGCAGCCCATGGGAACAGCCTGCGGGGCATCGTCAAGCATCTGGAAGGTGAGGCCCATCCTCACGCAGGGTATGGGCAGAGGCGGGTGGGGGGGGACACATTCCCCTGAACCAGTCAGCCCCAACTGCTCATTTCATAAAAGTGCTGATTGCCTTGTTGAGGCAGCTTTGCAGATATCGGCGGCCAGGGTGGGGCTTTCAAACTGTGAACTGAACCGGGAGAGCTGAGAAACCACTTGAAAACagctttgtaaaaaaaagaaaaaactttcattACCGTGTGTATTTGGACACGATGTAACTTGAGTCTCCATCTGAAGATTCTGGGTGAAAATGTCTGCCACCACTCCAGGCCCTGCACGGGGGTCCACGGCTGGCTCGGCTCCCAAACAGAAGCCtcgtgtgggaagagggaaggaccAGGGGGTGGCATCTTGCCCAAGGACACCTACCCATGGAAAGGCAGGGCCATCTGGCTCCAAAACCCAGTTTGCTGAGTGACCCTGGTCAAGTCACTTCCCTGGCAGCTGCTGGATATGGGACCAAGGGCAGGGCCCTGCCCGCACCCCAGCTCACAGCCGCTCTGGGCAAAGACTAGCCAAGAGAAGGGTGCAGGGTGTGGAGAACGCTCAAGACCTTAGGCTGATAGCTTGGCTCCCACTATAAAGGGAGCAACCCCTCCCAGCATGACAGGCTTCCTCCACAGAAGCCCCCGTTCGCCTTTCTGATGCCGAACCCACACAGACGCCTCACAGCTAATGTTGAGCCTAGCAGATGGAAAGACCATCTGCCTTCCATTCTGGGGGCTTCCCGCAGCCTGGTCTAGGAGAAACAGATGCACTGAGGCAAATGTGGCTGGGGTCTCCCACTGCCCAGGGCATGTTCTCTTAAGCCTTCCTTGCACCAGTGGGGTGGGGTGACAGGAATACCAAAGGTCGAGCTGCTATTCCAGGCCAGGACTGTGGGAGGCCAGCAGGGTTGGGTTTCCACGGAAAACTCTCCTTTTCACCTGGCAGGGCCTCCCGTCCACCTCGGCCATGGGCAGctgtccccatcccaccccctttcGCAGGAGCACCCGCTCCTCTGCTTAGGATGTCCAGAAACTAGAACTCTCTAGAAACCAAGTGGTTAAGGCCTTTCTTGATACCAAACATCCACCAGTCTGGCCAGAGTTCACATTGGGCCACCAGGGCTGATGGTGTCGCCCCAGATCAAGAAAGCTCAGGGCGGAGCGAGGTCCTCGGTTCACCACAGCTATTTCTGTAGGCTGCTGTCTCAGTGCTGCCTTGACCTTCTCTAGGCACACTTCTGTGGCCTTGCTGTCAGGGGTGGGCGGGCTGCTGCCTGGCTGACAGTTCTGTAGCCCATAAAGGTCATGAAGCCTGCTAACTGCAAGAGCAGGTGGCTGCCTGGTCGACAGGCTGGGAGGGGCTAAGGACCCTGTTCCTCTGGTCCAGGGATGTCGGACCAGGCCATCATGGAGCTGAACCTGCCCACGGGGATCCCCATCGTGTACGAGCTGGACCAGGCGCTGAAGCCCACCAAGCCCATGCAGTTCCTGGGTGACGAGGAGACCGTGCGCAAGGCCATGGAGGCTGTGGCTGCACAGGGCAAGGCCAAGTGAAGGGTTGGGCTCTGGCAATAAAGGCACCTCCTCCCACTGCCTCAAGTCCAGCGTGGCTCCCGGATGCATGGCAGGTTGGTTGGCAGAAGCCTACCCCCCCAGCACTCAGGGCTGGTTCCACAGGCCTGGAACCTGGGATtccacacacacagccctgggcCCCTGCTAACTGCCCAAGCCACCCCCATTGGGTATGGGGACTGGGAACCAAGGCCAAGAGCCTCCCTACCCCTGGCTGTCAAGTGGCTCCTGACAAGCCCCTCTGAGGACCCCCAAGGCAGAAGAGCCACTTGATAACCTTGCTGTCAGAGTGTCCAGGGTCACTTAGGAAGAGTTCAAGGGACCTAGCCCTCCCCATGGTGAGCAAGGGTTGTGACTGAGACACCACTGACTTCACACTGGTTGTCCCCTACCACCCTTGCAGTCCCAGGGTGGGAAGGGCAAGGtggtaccctgagccctgccccatGTGTGTCCCCCTGTCCAGGGACAGGCAAGCCCACAGGTGGCCTCAAAGCTGGCAATACCTGATTCATGGGGCTTTCGTAGCTGGGGTAGGCCTGGAGTCTGTCCTGAGAAATCAGGACATCGCGAGGCCTGCCTGCAGCTCAGCCTAAGGAGCAGACAGTAAACGCCATCTGCAGCCAGGTGGGGAGCAGGCACTGGGACTGGCGACCACCTGCAACTGACAGCCTTTGCCCCAAGCTGCTTCGACCTGGCGCCTCCCAGAGGACAAGAGCTGTAATTCCCCAGACGCTCAGTGGGTGCAGGTACCTCACTCCATACACATGCGCACAATGGCTGTCCTGTGTGGGCAGAGGCTCCCCGTGGCGGGGATGAGGGTGGCCCTCGGCCCCTCTCAGAAAACTGAAATGCAGGAGGCTGGCTTCATTTACACGTTGACCTTTATGCCTCTCCCAGGTGGCTAACGGTTGGTCAGAGGTTTGAGGGTGCACACAGGAGGGCTACAACAGGATGGAGCAGAGCTAGGGCCTGTGTGGGGCGATGCTTACTCTGAAAGCAGAAATGAGTGGGCTGGGGCAGAAATAAGGAAAGGCAGTAGGAACAGGCCACCAGTGTTCCTTTTCCTGAACCGGATCAACGGAGAGGCGCACACTGGGGCCAGCAGACAAGAGTGAGCCACGTGGAAGGACACATGGTGTCTGTTGATGTTTTCACCTCTTCCTTCACATACTTGGAAGGGAGCTTGGTCATCCCTGCCTCCACTGCCCACAGCCCAGGCAGAGGGACAAAGAAATGGGAGCAGAGAGCAGGACCCAGAAGGACAGCTGCCACAACTGTCATGACCCACTCTGACTTTGGTCATAAACTCTAGTTCACTGTTCCCAAGGGTCACTGATAGCTACAGATACCATCTCTCATAgccaagaggaaaaggagaaaaaggcaaatgCAGAAGGAGACCTCTAGATGCCCCTGCTCAGACATACCCCCCAGCTTGACAGTGCCATCCTCCTTGGGCAGAGGTCACTGAGGGGCTGGCCCTGGGCAGGGCTTGGCTCAATGTCTTCTGTGGGGGCTCGAGGGCCAGGCTGGTAGGGAGGACTTGGGAAGCTGCTGGAAGCACGTTTGGAGATCACCAGGTTATTGCTGCATTTGGGGTAACAGAGGCCGAGCCACCTAAGCCAGAGGGAGCCCAAGGGCTTGTCCTCATCAGGGGATCCCATTCCTGGAAAAGCGCCGTATACAACCCTCACGTCACCTCTTCCAGCAACAAGGAAATCACAtctgggtggggaagggaaggacgGCCCTTGGTTTCGGCCAGCAGCGGGGGTCCTTACTCAATGAGCTCCACATAATTGGCAGGAAACATGCCAAAGTGGCCATCTGGCCCATAGCCACGCCACCAGCCTTCGTCAATCACCTCAATGCCCGTGATGAGGTTCTCAGGGTCAAAGGAGATCTCGGTCTCGTCGGCTGCAAAGAAGATGAGCCCAGATGCTGTGCTGAGggctctggggccctgggcaCCAACCCCAGCCTGTTCTGATTCTGCTCCTGTGGCTCTTCCCCCAGGACACACCTTCCTACAGGCTCTGGCTCTGGGCCCACTGTCCCAGCGGAAGGCTGGAGTACAGCCTGCTCCCCGAGGCCTCCACCCAGGGTCAGCAGGGGCACTGGCATCCAGGCCTGGCCCATCTTACCTGGTCATATTTTCTGGCTCTAGAACAAGTGGGCAACTGGGATTCACACCAGTGGACAGCAAGTAGTGGCCCAGAGCATATGGGGAGGCCCAAGCTGTGCAGGGCACCCACCCACTCTCCCTTCTCACTCTCCTGTCTTCACTTCTGACACCCCCCTGGGACTATCCCTTTGAGGGAGCCCCCAAAGCCTGCCTCCTGATCTTGGCTGGGCTGCCGCACGTTACCTGCCTGGTAGTCATACAGGGCCCGGGCACAAAGCCCTTTCCCACTTAGCCCTGGGTAGTGGTCCATGTGCTCAGAGACGGCATCTTGCTGCTGCACCTGCCCATGcatgggaaagaggaagagaagtctGGGGTCTTGGTTACCCCAGATTCACCCTGCCTGTGACCAGGGCTCACGGCAGGCTTGTGGGGAGGGCACATGGGGCAGGGGCTGCTCCAAAATGAAACAAGATAATTCACGGGTAGTGAGCTACGGAAGTCAGGCATCCCACGATGGGTACCGCCAAGGAGTGCAAGTCTGGGCAGGTGGCCCCTTCACAGATCTGCCATGCTGCAGAGAACCCACCATCGGAGGCTCCTCGTAGAAGGTCtcctgctctgggggctcctcgtACACGGCCTCCTCTTCTACCTGCACCGAACACGGAGGGGTGCTGGGCACTGGCTCCTCGCGGAGATCTGCGTGGGAGGACACAGCGCACTCTgacccaggggaggggagaggacatTCCACGTCTCCCTCCTACTCCCAACGCGGCAGCCAAGAGCCTTGCCTGCCTTGGGCCTTGAGGGGGCGGGAGCTGACTCTCTGCTGAGGGTGGTCTCTGGCTGGGTGAACTGCTTCTGCAGGAAGGGGCTCCTCAGCTTGCCTGAAAACATATGGTAAACATAGAAGATATCACACAGCTGGAAAAGGGGAAGAACCAAGCACTGTCTGCCTGTTCTGCGCCCTGTATGGCCTGGAGGGTGGACCTGTTCTGGGACAGTGGCCGTCACACAGGGAGTGAGTGTGGACAGGCAGCAGCTGCAGGGATACTGCTTGGTGTGCACACGTCACACGTGCACATCGTATACTCCAAGCAGCCCCTTGGGGGCCATGTGCAGTGTTGGAGAGCTCACCAGCAGTGCAGTCCGATACAGCCTCTGGGGGTCAGAGGGGTGACCGATGCAGGCCGCTGAGACCCAGCTAACAGCCCGACGTGGGAGGTGTACAGGGGTTtaagggctggggctggagggtgtCCACTCTAGAGCCACACGTGGCCCCTCCTGTTCCCTGAGGCCTCTGGAGGGAGAGGTCAAGAGCAGGAAGGGGACACTTGGGTCCCAGGCTCCCGTCCCAGAAGCTACCCTCACAAGCACAGCTTCTCCTTACCTGTCCCTTTCACATTCTGATATATCTATCACTAACTCAGGGGGCCCTGCCCTGGGACCCCAGGCTCACAGCTGGGCCCAGAGGGAAGTCTCACCTGGCTGGGGGCTGGAGATGGATGTGGTGGACATGGCCCTCTCCTTCTGCTTGAAAATCTCCCGCGGGTGTGCTGGCTGTGGACAGACAGGCTCCTGGGGGAGGGCACATGGACCCCGCAGTGAATGAGGACCCAGGAGCCCGTTGGCCTGCCTGGCTCCCTGCAGCTCTGCAGGGGGTTCAGGAAGCAAAACACCGAAGCTGAGGGGCTCACAGGCCtcttccaggaccaggtggaGGTCCATGCCAGGCTGAGCTTCTGCCCTTAGCTCTCCTCGCCACCGCTGGCTCTGACACACCATGTGTCCCGCGTTCTAACCTGCCCCAGCAGGAGGCCCTCACAGTAAGCCCCTCCCTCAGGCCCGCGGGGCGGGGTGTGTGCATCTGGAGGAACCCGCACAGCCACCAGGCAGCAGGCAGCCTGCACACCTGTCCTGGATGAGTCTCAGCACATCAGGGACCCACACGCGTTACTGTGACTGGCCTCTCAAGGTGGGAGCATCCAAGACTCACCGGCTCCTCTCTGCTCCTTGAATCCACTTCATGCTTCTCGTGCTTCCtgctgggaggggcagagggaagagctgcGGCCTGGCCTcggcccacccctgccctgcctctgggGGACAGtctgagggagaaggggagaaggcCCTGAGGCCGCTGCCGGGTGGCGGTCCCCCCTCACCTCTGCTCCTGATAGCGCTGCTCCCTGAGGGCAGCCTCCCGCAGCTCCCGCTCCCGGCGCTCCTGCTCCAGCCGCTGGCGCTCCTCCTCCGCCCGCCGCTTCTCCTCCAGCCTGCggttctcctcctccttctgcggGAGAGCCACACCTGGCTGCCCTGCTCAGCCTCCGCAGCGACCTGGATCTGCCCTCTCACCCCCGTCCTACCCAGGCAGCCTGCATGGGCCGTGGTCGAGCGTGGGCTCTACAGCAACGCTCACTAGCCTTGTTACCGCACACCTCTAACCCTGAGTTCAACCACATGCAAACGGGtgctaagagggatgtttattcTATGAGCTTATTGTAagaaaaactgaaacacagaagTCAAACATTTCACGTCTGGCGCATACACTGCTCTATCAATGCCAGCTTTCATCGTTGTGCCTGGGCAGCACTTACCTCTGCTTTGGCCCAGAAGCTGTCTTTGCCAACCCTTTTGATCTCAGACACAGCGTTGGTCTTCTGGTACACAGAGCCCTGAGGGGGACAGAGAACTCACTACAGGGCCATTGACACGAGCATACAACACAGGTGAGAACTGTTAGCATGGCACCTGGCAGAGGGAGTGGTGCTGGCCCAGTGACCCTTAAGGAGACTGACCCCAAGACGGCCTGAAAGGCCCTGGAAATTGCAAGCGGGGACGCTCAACTCCAGACAACACTGCGGGAGGCTCTGGTTGCACCAGGCCCTTGCGGACAGAAGCCAAGGCAGGAAAGGCCCCTTGGCCTGCCTGAGATTCCTGGAGGCTGGGCAGTTCTGAGGCAGGTCTCTCCTCTGGATCGGGGCCCCCTTACACAGCTGATGGCCATGGCAGCACCCACAGAGCCTCCAAGAACCCCAGCTGTACATTGGGAGACTCAGCTCCCCATCCAGCACCAGGCCACAGGCCCACAGGTGTCTGTCTGCCCACAACTTGGAAGGGCCTGTCCTGTCCACCACCAGAAGTTTCTCCAAAGCAACCACCATCCAGGGCCATACAGGACACTCTGGTGCCATGGCCTGGAGGTTGGATGGGATTTCCCTGCAGAGAGCCTCTGACCACACAGAGCTAGCATAAGAGGCTCCAGAACTACCAGGCAGGGTCAAGGGCCACTCCTCACCAGGAGGCAGCTCCTGCTCCTGTCAGGCGCGGGGTCACCATCTGCTCCTCAATCCAGCTCCAGGACTGGAAGCCAGGCAGGTGGGAGCCCAGTCCCTTGAGCAATAAAGCACTGAGGGTGGATCCAATCCATCTGGAAGCTAGTAACTGCATACTCCTGCCCAGATGCCCTCCGGCCCACAGAGCACTCACCACTGGGGCCTGGGGGCCCATGTCCTGAAAGCGGCTGCTCTCCCTGTGGAAGGTGTAGTTGGCACCTGAGGCCCTGGCCACCTTCTGCATGATGCACTCGGGCTCCACGTCCTCCTCGGCCCTGGCATTGATGGTCACATgggccccctgcagcagaagcagcaCTTAATGAACAAAAAGCATTGCGACCCCAGGAGAGGACAGGCTGCACACATCAGTCTGCACAGCACAATGACTGCACAGGGCTCAGGTTCAGGAGACTATACCAGGAACCAAGGCACGCTCTCCCCAAGGCCTCAGAAAAAACAGCTGAGGGAAACCCATCATTTTTGTCCCAGCCTGCGTGGGAGGCCCTTGCTCTCTATGTTGTGGCCTGTTCTGTAGTGCTACAAGGCAGCCCCGGCATTAAAGGGCTTCCTTCTAGTGAATGAACACTAACCTTAAAAGGCacctgggagggcttcctaggtggcgcaatggttaagaatccgcctgccaatgcagaggtcactggatcaatcccagctccaggaagatcccacatgccacggagcaactaagcccgtgtgccaaaaaaaaaaaaaggcacctggGAACAAGCACATATTCTACAAAAGCAACTTACTGATCTCTTCATGAGAAGTTAGAACAATGACCTTGCTGTTACTAAATATCAATGAGCTTTGACCCTCTCTTTCAGCTGAAGGAGAAACTGAAGTGCATCTGAAGAAGCGTTGGCAGAACCAGAAAACAAAGCCCTGAGTCTCCTTGCCAGCAgccaaagaaatgcaaagagaaagctGACAGTGAACAACAAATGCTTTTTGAtacaaaatgcttttgaaattacAAGGTTCCATTATACGATGACTGAAATAAATACATGCAGAAATGATCTAGAAAAGAATGCATTAAAGGGAACATGCATGTTGAGGCTATGGGCATAAGCAACTTTCCTTCTCCAAATCCTGACTGTACTGCTAAAAGTTTGTACTTGTAAAACAAATGGAACTtaaggcctggccctgccccaagGCCAGCTCTAGCATGGCCTCCTCAAGGTCCTTCGTCCTTCTTCCCCACTGAAGCCAGCTTGCAGGTGGCTCTGGCTACATCCTGGGCAAGAGTAGAGCAGCCTCTGGTTACACCCTGAAGTCAAGACAGAGCATTgcgggacttcctcggtggcacagtggttaagaatctgcctgccaatgcaggggacacgggttccaaccctggtctgggaaggtcccacatgccgcagagcaacttagcctgtgtgctacaactacggagcctgcgctctagagcctgcgagccactactgagccttcatgccgtaactactgaagcttgggtgcctagagaccatgctctgcgacaaaagaagccaccgcagtgagaagctcatgcaccacaacaaagagtagctccatATCACCACAATTGGAGAAAGGccacgcatagcaacaaagacccaacacagcaccccccgcccccactgccaaaaaaagagagagagaaacagagcatTGGGACGTGAGGCACACTTCCAACTCTGGCTGTGATTCCTGCTCCCTCACACCCTGGCCCTCTGGCACCTGGTAAACTCCGGGAGGTCCTGTAGGGAGCAGCCCTCACCTTCAGGAAGCTGGCCATGGTGCTGACGTGGTTGGCGCAAGCTCCCTTCCGCACGTCATTCACGCCCTCGCCAGTCTGCAACACAACACACCCAGCATGACCTGCCAATTCCTTGGTGCGACCCGGCTCTCCCCCCGAAGCCACTGCCCACCCCAGGGATTCAGCAGTTTCCCTGTGTCCCAGGAAAGAGAAAACTGCAATCCCAAAGCAGAGGATGCAGGGAGCCCCCACACCTCCGAGTCAGGGAGGTTCTTGGAGCAGGACGGTCATCAGTTTCCACTGTGGGGAGTTGCCTTAGAATTCCCTAGTCCCCACCCAGGGGGCTCCATTTCATTAGAGCCCCTGTCCTATCCTCCCAGAGCCCTCCTGGCCCTTATCCAGGCACTCTGTTCCCTCAGGATGACTACCCTGAGGGGACAAGGACATGAGTGTCCTGTGATTATCTGTAGTTCATTTACAGCAGTAATTCTGGGCTAGGACAGTGAATTCTGCACTAGCAAGGCCCCAGGTATTCTTTGGGCCACATTGAATTAATCCACTATTCTGTTCATTTACCAGATTCAAGCTGTTCGGAAGTCAAGTCCTCCTCTGCTCCAGTCACAAAaggcaaaggaggaaagaagagaagggagtTTTTCCAGGTCACACCTAGATGAGAACTCAGAAGCCCACAAGTTCCACATACCCAGTTGATGAGGACAAACTTGGGCAGGCCGGAGTTGGGGTCCTTCACCCTGCAGAAGGCGTACATCACCTTCCCACTGTTGAGCTCCTCCATCATCTCCTCCAGGCCCCCCTCTGCAACAGTCACAAGGAGAGTCAGAGGCAGCCCAGGTACCCCATGCCCACCCCGGCACCTAGTCCATCAGGAAAGGAAACTCGAGCTGCCCCTAAACCAGGGTTCTCAGGCCCACCTCCATTAGAATCAGATTCCTAGGCCTTTCCCCACTAAGCTGGCTTATGAGAACTAGATGGGACCCAGTATTTGCATCTGTGAAAAGCAtctcaggtgattttttttaaaccacactaGTCTAAAAACCACTTCTGTAAACCCACAGgtaattcttgaaataaaaatggcatttctGCTACAAACCAGACAAGCACCAGACCTCCAAATGGAGGGGCTCTGTAACAATTTTGCTGTTGCCTGGACTCCACAAACTGCCCTGGAATAACAGGGCCTGCTGTGAGTCCCCCTGCGCTCATCCACATGCCTGCTCAGACTCCAGGGCCACCTAGAGGGTCCCGGGCAATGCTAACTTTTTATGGCCATACAGGGGCTCCGCTCTCAGACTCTCCGAGCAGGGATAAGGGGGTGATGGGGCACCGGCGTGCACCACCCTCTGCTGTTCTCCCCTGACACTCGGGCTGTGAACCCCAGCAGGTACTAGAGTTCTGCTTCTTATCAAGTACCCAAATCGCCTCAGATTGTGAGAAGGAGCTGGATCAGGTATTTTAGCTTTAGGGCTCCACAGAACCTGGGACAGACCTGAGGCCCTGCTCTGGGCACTCACAGCAGAATGAGGAGTCGGGGGTATCAGATCGAGGGCCTGCAGTTTACACCCCTCTGCCCAGCACTGGCCAATGCCTGTCCTTCCCGAGGGACCTCCTATCACCCCGTATTTGAGTAGCACTTTTCCAGGTCACCCTGTCCCAGCTGACCATAGGCACTGATGTCACCTCTCCTGGGAAAGGGTGTGCCCTGCAGGTACTCAGCTGACCaggaagagggcagagggaaggatgTGTCTGCACCTTCTCCTCCACCAGCACCCAGTTCTGTGGGACGGTCATCCTCCCAGCTGCAGCCCAGGGCTAAGGATGCAGCACAGGCCAGGCCTTGGGCTGCCTGCAAGCTGGAAAGGGCAGGCCTATTTCCCATCTCAGCTCTTCCCAACTACAACACAAACAGAGAGCAGTGCTGCCTTGCACCACCAGGCAGAGAAAGCCAGGAGAAGGTATTTTCACTTAGAAACATCTGAAACCCAAAGCTGGCCAAAAGGAGCTGTAAGTGCTGGGGGCTCCACACTGCTCAGGAGAAGCCTCTGTCCTGTCACCCCAATTCAGGGGACCAGGGAATTCCTCAACACTGAAACTGATGTGGGGTAGGCTCACCCTTAGCCAGGGGAGGTGTCACTGCAGTCACGCCACATGCAGGGGACACCTCTGCACCCCGAGTGTCTTTCCTCCTGCTGTGATGGCTGAAATGCCAGCAGAAATGGAACACTGATGTCACAACCTTCTCCTCTCCACACACCTCACCCTCCTGCCCGGTCTCCTGACTCCTGGTGCTCCCCAAGAGCATCCTCGCTTGATCATACTCACCCCCAGTGCCAGCCACACGGATGTCATTGCTGTTTCCTTCATAGGTGAAGAGGGCCCTGAAACGAAACACAATACAGGCTCTAGGCTGGTGCCCTGGTCGCCATCTACACTTACCGCGCCCACCAAGGCTTCACACTGCTCCCCAAAGAGCTCAGCCTGACAGTAACACTGTGGGCTCACGCGGGCCCCACTCTGAACCATGAGGCAGCATCTAAGGAGGCCACTGGGCCTCCCAGAGCTGAGCCTTCTCAGCTGCAGCTGGCCTGACTTACCAAAGCAGCTTGTCATGAGGAACAAACTTCTGAAGATGGGCAGTGTACATCTACTCTGAAGAAAACTAAGCTGTGAAGTTTTATGCAACTTTCTACACATTTATGTGTGAAATACTCACCTAGCTATCATGT
The window above is part of the Hippopotamus amphibius kiboko isolate mHipAmp2 chromosome 4, mHipAmp2.hap2, whole genome shotgun sequence genome. Proteins encoded here:
- the VOPP1 gene encoding vesicular, overexpressed in cancer, prosurvival protein 1 isoform X11 — its product is MAVNLSRNGPALQEAYERVVNEKSPTDWALFTYEGNSNDIRVAGTGEGGLEEMMEELNSGKVMYAFCRVKDPNSGLPKFVLINWTGEGVNDVRKGACANHVSTMASFLKGAHVTINARAEEDVEPECIMQKVARASGANYTFHRESSRFQDMGPQAPVGSVYQKTNAVSEIKRVGKDSFWAKAEKEEENRRLEEKRRAEEERQRLEQERRERELREAALREQRYQEQSRKHEKHEVDSRSREEPEPVCPQPAHPREIFKQKERAMSTTSISSPQPGKLRSPFLQKQFTQPETTLSRESAPAPSRPKADLREEPVPSTPPCSVQVEEEAVYEEPPEQETFYEEPPMVQQQDAVSEHMDHYPGLSGKGLCARALYDYQAADETEISFDPENLITGIE
- the VOPP1 gene encoding vesicular, overexpressed in cancer, prosurvival protein 1 isoform X1 → MAVNLSRNGPALQEAYERVVNEKSPTDWALFTYEGNSNDIRVAGTGEGGLEEMMEELNSGKVMYAFCRVKDPNSGLPKFVLINWTGEGVNDVRKGACANHVSTMASFLKGAHVTINARAEEDVEPECIMQKVARASGANYTFHRESSRFQDMGPQAPVGSVYQKTNAVSEIKRVGKDSFWAKAEKEEENRRLEEKRRAEEERQRLEQERRERELREAALREQRYQEQSRKHEKHEVDSRSREEPEPVCPQPAHPREIFKQKERAMSTTSISSPQPGKLRSPFLQKQFTQPETTLSRESAPAPSRPKADLREEPVPSTPPCSVQVEEEAVYEEPPEQETFYEEPPMVQQQDAVSEHMDHYPGLSGKGLCARALYDYQAADETEISFDPENLITGIECTEAKKHCWYFEGLYPTYYICRPFEDCCGSRCCVRALSIQRLWYFWFLLMMGVLFCCGAGFFIRRRMYPPPLIEEPAFNVSYTRQPPNATPGAQQLGLPYYTDPGGPGMNPAGNPVAMAFQVQPNSPQGSMAYPPPPSYCNTPPPPYEQVVKAK
- the VOPP1 gene encoding vesicular, overexpressed in cancer, prosurvival protein 1 isoform X4 translates to MMEELNSGKVMYAFCRVKDPNSGLPKFVLINWTGEGVNDVRKGACANHVSTMASFLKGAHVTINARAEEDVEPECIMQKVARASGANYTFHRESSRFQDMGPQAPVGSVYQKTNAVSEIKRVGKDSFWAKAEKEEENRRLEEKRRAEEERQRLEQERRERELREAALREQRYQEQSRKHEKHEVDSRSREEPEPVCPQPAHPREIFKQKERAMSTTSISSPQPGKLRSPFLQKQFTQPETTLSRESAPAPSRPKADLREEPVPSTPPCSVQVEEEAVYEEPPEQETFYEEPPMVQQQDAVSEHMDHYPGLSGKGLCARALYDYQAADETEISFDPENLITGIECTEAKKHCWYFEGLYPTYYICRPFEDCCGSRCCVRALSIQRLWYFWFLLMMGVLFCCGAGFFIRRRMYPPPLIEEPAFNVSYTRQPPNATPGAQQLGLPYYTDPGGPGMNPAGNPVAMAFQVQPNSPQGSMAYPPPPSYCNTPPPPYEQVVKAK
- the VOPP1 gene encoding vesicular, overexpressed in cancer, prosurvival protein 1 isoform X3, encoding MAVNLSRNGPALQEAYERVVNEKSPTDWALFTYEGNSNDIRVAGTGEGGLEEMMEELNSGKVMYAFCRVKDPNSGLPKFVLINWTGEGVNDVRKGACANHVSTMASFLKGAHVTINARAEEDVEPECIMQKVARASGANYTFHRESSRFQDMGPQAPVGSVYQKTNAVSEIKRVGKDSFWAKAEKEEENRRLEEKRRAEEERQRLEQERRERELREAALREQRYQEQSRKHEKHEVDSRSREEPEPVCPQPAHPREIFKQKERAMSTTSISSPQPDLREEPVPSTPPCSVQVEEEAVYEEPPEQETFYEEPPMVQQQDAVSEHMDHYPGLSGKGLCARALYDYQAADETEISFDPENLITGIECTEAKKHCWYFEGLYPTYYICRPFEDCCGSRCCVRALSIQRLWYFWFLLMMGVLFCCGAGFFIRRRMYPPPLIEEPAFNVSYTRQPPNATPGAQQLGLPYYTDPGGPGMNPAGNPVAMAFQVQPNSPQGSMAYPPPPSYCNTPPPPYEQVVKAK
- the VOPP1 gene encoding vesicular, overexpressed in cancer, prosurvival protein 1 isoform X10, with translation MAVNLSRNGPALQEAYERVVNEKSPTDWALFTYEGNSNDIRVAGTGEGGLEEMMEELNSGKVMYAFCRVKDPNSGLPKFVLINWTGEGVNDVRKGACANHVSTMASFLKGAHVTINARAEEDVEPECIMQKVARASGANYTFHRESSRFQDMGPQAPVGSVYQKTNAVSEIKRVGKDSFWAKAEKEEENRRLEEKRRAEEERQRLEQERRERELREAALREQRYQEQSRKHEKHEVDSRSREEPEPVCPQPAHPREIFKQKERAMSTTSISSPQPGKLRSPFLQKQFTQPETTLSRESAPAPSRPKADLREEPVPSTPPCSVQVEEEAVYEEPPEQETFYEEPPMVQQQDAVSEHMDHYPGLSGKGLCARALYDYQAADETEISFDPENLITGIESSLKEF